Within Streptomyces antibioticus, the genomic segment CTGCCGGGTCCAGATCATCGGCCAGGGCGTCGAGGTCGAGGGCCACTGGTACTGCGGCGCCCACTGCGCCCGCGCCGAGGGGAGGGCCGGCATCGTCGACCGCGTATGAGCCGGGTCGGAGCCGGGTGTCGGCCCACCCCCTGCGACAGCACCCCATGACCCGGGAGGTACGGTCGTGGGGTGTACCGCTTCCTGTTGTCCCGGCAGTGGGTGATCCTCACGCTGGTCGCCCTCCTCCTCATCCCCACGATGATCAGGCTGGGCTTCTGGCAGATGCACCGCCACGACGAGCGCGCCGCCCGCAACCGCCTGGTCTCCGAGGCGCTGGAGGCGAAGCCGGTGCCGGTGGAGCGGCTGACCTCCCCGGGCCACACCGTCACCCGCGGCGAGCGTTACCGCGGTGTGACGGCGACGGGCACCTTCGACACCGCGCACGAGGTCGTCGTCCGGCGCCGCGTCAACTCCGACGAGGAGGTCGGCTTCCACGTCCTGACCCCGCTCGTGCTGACCGACGGCGACGTGCTGCTCGTCAACCGCGGCTGGATCCCGGCGGACGCCCCCAGCCAGACCGCGTTCCCGAAGGTGCCCGCGCCGCCCGCCGGGCAGGTCACCGTCACCGGCCGGCTGATGCCGGACGAGACGACCGAGGCGAGCGGCATCAAGAACCTCCAGGGGCTGCCGGACCGGCAGATCATGCTGATCGACAGCGCGCGCGAGGCGAAGCGGCTCGGTGCCGAGGTGCTCGGCGGGTACATCGCGCTGACCGCGCCCGAGCCCAAGGGCGACACCCCGGAGCCGGTCGGCGCCCCCGGCGACGAGGACGCCGCGCTGAACTACGCCTACGCCATCCAGTGGTGGCTGTTCGCCGCGGGCGTCCCGGTCGGCTGGTTCGTGCTGGTGCGGCGTGAGCGCCGGGACCGCGCCGCGGCGGCCGCCCAGGCGCGGCCGCAGGAGACGGCACCGGCCGCGGTGTAACGGCACCCCGGGCACGGGTTCGTCACTCACCCGGCCGCAGCCCTGGATTGCTCCCCCGCTCCGGCGGGAACCCGCAACCCCGTGCACCCCCGCATCGAGGACTACGCGCTCATCGGCGACGAACAGACCGCCGCTCTCGTCGGCATGGACGGATCCGTCGACTGGCTCTGTCTGCCCCGCTTCGACTCCGCCGCCTGCTTCGCCCGGCTCCTCGGCGAC encodes:
- a CDS encoding SURF1 family cytochrome oxidase biogenesis protein; this encodes MYRFLLSRQWVILTLVALLLIPTMIRLGFWQMHRHDERAARNRLVSEALEAKPVPVERLTSPGHTVTRGERYRGVTATGTFDTAHEVVVRRRVNSDEEVGFHVLTPLVLTDGDVLLVNRGWIPADAPSQTAFPKVPAPPAGQVTVTGRLMPDETTEASGIKNLQGLPDRQIMLIDSAREAKRLGAEVLGGYIALTAPEPKGDTPEPVGAPGDEDAALNYAYAIQWWLFAAGVPVGWFVLVRRERRDRAAAAAQARPQETAPAAV